The Streptomyces sp. NBC_00659 genomic interval CGACGCGGCGGGCGCTAGGGCGGTCGTGGTCATGGCGGGCCTCCTCTCGGAACGCCGTCGGCTATAGAACGACGTTCGACAATGGAACGTTGTTCGACCATAGAACGAGGTTCGATATTTGCGCAAGCTGTGATTGGATGGGTGTCATGACAGGCCCGCGACCACGACCCGCCGATCGCCCTTCCCGAGGACGTCAACGGGCCTCGCACTCCATCGACACCGTTCTCGGCGCGGCCGTGGCCCTGCTCGACGAGGCGGGCGAGCCGGCGCTGACCCTCCGCGCCCTCGCGACCCGGCTCGGCACCGGCGTCGGCAGCATCTACTGGTACGTCTCGGGCAAGGACGACCTGCTCGGCCGCGCCATCGACCACGTGCTCGGCGGGGTGCTGACCGCCGTCGAAAGGCAGACCGGCAGCGACGACCCGATCGACGACCTGCGCGTGATGGCCGTCACCCTGTTCGACGCGATCGTGGACCGGCCGTGGCTGGGCGCGCACTTCATGCGCGGCACCGACGTCCAGGGCAACTCGTTGCGGCTTTTCGAGAAACTGGGGCAGCAGACGCTTCGACTCGACCTCACGCCCCTGCAGCGGTTCCACGCCGTGTCGGCGATCGTGGGCGTCGTGGTCGGCAACGCCGCCGACATGGGGCAGGAGCCGCCCGAGGAGGTGCTCGACGGCTTCGTGGACCGCGACGAGTTCCTCGGTCGCTACACCGAGACGTGGCGTGCGCTCGACGCCCAGGAGTTTCCGTTCGTGCGCGACATCGTCGACGAGTTCGACGGGCACGACGACAAGGAGCAGTTCCTCGCCGCGCTGGAC includes:
- a CDS encoding TetR/AcrR family transcriptional regulator; the encoded protein is MDTVLGAAVALLDEAGEPALTLRALATRLGTGVGSIYWYVSGKDDLLGRAIDHVLGGVLTAVERQTGSDDPIDDLRVMAVTLFDAIVDRPWLGAHFMRGTDVQGNSLRLFEKLGQQTLRLDLTPLQRFHAVSAIVGVVVGNAADMGQEPPEEVLDGFVDRDEFLGRYTETWRALDAQEFPFVRDIVDEFDGHDDKEQFLAALDLTLAGLRLQAGT